In the genome of Candidatus Microbacterium phytovorans, one region contains:
- a CDS encoding sulfite exporter TauE/SafE family protein, with translation MTARTDARTPRYVLSCLGIGLAAGLLSGLFGVGGGTVIVPMLLLLLHMDQRLAAGTSLAAIVPTATVGVVSYAIHGSVAWVPAVILAAGAVIGAQVGTWLLARLPQNALRWGFVGFLVVVIVMLFVVVPSRDAELTLTWGVGFGLAALGVFTGIMAGLLGVGGGVIVVPALMFLFGTSDLIAKGTSLLMMIPTALSGTIGNLRRGNVDLVAAALVGVAACTTTALGAWVATLLDPFVSNVLFAVFLTFIAIQLGIRGWRARRTR, from the coding sequence GTGACGGCGCGTACCGACGCGCGCACGCCGCGCTACGTCCTCTCGTGCCTGGGCATCGGCCTCGCCGCCGGGCTCCTGTCGGGCCTGTTCGGCGTGGGCGGCGGCACGGTCATCGTGCCGATGCTGCTCCTCCTGCTGCACATGGACCAGCGGCTCGCCGCGGGCACGTCGCTCGCCGCGATCGTGCCCACCGCGACGGTGGGCGTCGTCTCGTACGCGATCCACGGTTCGGTCGCCTGGGTGCCCGCCGTGATCCTGGCCGCGGGTGCTGTGATCGGCGCGCAGGTGGGCACGTGGCTGCTCGCCCGACTTCCGCAGAACGCGCTGCGCTGGGGGTTCGTCGGCTTCCTCGTCGTCGTCATCGTCATGCTCTTCGTCGTCGTCCCCTCCCGGGATGCCGAGCTCACGCTCACGTGGGGGGTCGGCTTCGGCCTTGCCGCACTCGGCGTGTTCACGGGCATCATGGCGGGCCTGCTCGGCGTCGGCGGCGGCGTGATCGTCGTCCCCGCGCTGATGTTCCTCTTCGGCACAAGCGACCTCATCGCGAAGGGCACATCGCTCCTCATGATGATCCCGACCGCGCTTTCCGGCACGATCGGCAATCTGCGACGCGGAAACGTCGACCTGGTCGCGGCGGCGCTCGTCGGCGTCGCGGCGTGCACCACGACGGCACTGGGCGCCTGGGTGGCGACGCTCCTCGACCCGTTCGTCTCGAACGTGCTCTTCGCGGTGTTCCTCACCTTCATCGCCATCCAGCTCGGCATCCGCGGTTGGCGCGCGCGCCGCACGCGGTAG
- a CDS encoding ABC transporter ATP-binding protein, which translates to MSTDAGEKTLTEEERLDLERAEQARLTSGDWDSVAPGKAANFGKSFARMIGLLGPHKWAFVFVSLMGAIGVVLAVWAPKVLGQATDIIFQGFLSRTLLEFFPAGTGQEQVVDALRAGGQDDQANLIAGMSGFEVGAGIDFDRLRWVVVSVLVIYVVSAVLTWLQGYVINVIMVRSMWRLREEVEAKINRLPLAYFDRVQRGELISRVTNDIDNITQTMQQALSTAITNILTVVGVLVMMFSISWQLAIVALIALPLMAVIFGVIGPRSQKAFATQWQKVGRLNARVEESFSGHALVRVYGREEDSRDKFQEENEELYQAAFTAQFLSGLMMPSMMFIGSLTYVGIAVLGGLMVASGQLTLGSVQAFIQYSQQFTQPLSELGGMAAVVQSGTASAERVFALLDEPEQEADADDAPELVDGRGVIEFEHVAFSYSPDKPLITDLSFRVEPGQTVAIVGPTGAGKTTLVNLLMRFYELDGGRILLDGQDVATLTRDDVRSRTGMVLQDPWLFAGTIRENIRYGNEDATDEEIVDAAVATRVDRFVHSLPDGYDTVLDEDAANVSAGEKQLITIARAFVAQPAVLILDEATSSVDTRTELLLQHAMSALREGRTSFVIAHRLSTIRDADLILVMEHGDIVEKGSHDELIAAQGAYWRLYRSQFEKAATEPEPSENGA; encoded by the coding sequence ATGAGCACGGATGCCGGTGAGAAGACGCTGACCGAGGAGGAGCGTCTCGACCTCGAGCGCGCGGAGCAGGCGCGCCTGACCTCGGGTGACTGGGACTCGGTCGCGCCGGGCAAGGCCGCGAACTTCGGGAAGAGTTTCGCCCGGATGATCGGTCTCCTCGGACCGCACAAGTGGGCGTTCGTGTTCGTGTCCCTCATGGGCGCGATCGGCGTCGTGCTCGCCGTCTGGGCGCCCAAGGTGCTCGGTCAGGCGACCGACATCATCTTCCAGGGCTTCCTCTCGCGCACGCTGCTCGAGTTCTTCCCCGCCGGCACCGGTCAGGAGCAGGTCGTCGATGCGCTGCGGGCCGGTGGCCAGGACGACCAGGCCAACCTCATCGCGGGCATGTCCGGCTTCGAGGTCGGCGCGGGGATCGACTTCGATCGGTTGCGCTGGGTCGTCGTGTCCGTGCTCGTCATCTACGTCGTCTCGGCGGTGCTGACGTGGCTGCAGGGCTACGTCATCAACGTCATCATGGTGCGTTCCATGTGGCGCCTGCGCGAGGAGGTGGAGGCGAAGATCAACCGCCTTCCGCTGGCGTACTTCGACCGCGTGCAGCGCGGTGAGCTCATCTCGCGGGTGACGAACGACATCGACAACATCACCCAGACGATGCAGCAGGCGCTGTCGACCGCGATCACGAACATCCTGACCGTCGTCGGTGTGCTCGTGATGATGTTCTCGATCTCCTGGCAGCTGGCCATCGTCGCCCTCATCGCACTGCCGCTCATGGCCGTGATCTTCGGCGTCATCGGGCCGCGGTCGCAGAAGGCGTTCGCGACGCAGTGGCAGAAGGTCGGTCGACTGAACGCGCGCGTCGAGGAGTCCTTCTCGGGTCACGCCCTGGTCCGCGTCTACGGCCGCGAGGAAGACTCTCGCGACAAGTTCCAGGAGGAGAACGAGGAGCTCTACCAGGCGGCGTTCACGGCGCAGTTCCTCTCCGGCCTCATGATGCCGTCGATGATGTTCATCGGCAGCCTCACGTACGTCGGCATCGCGGTGCTCGGCGGTCTCATGGTCGCCTCGGGACAGCTCACGCTCGGCAGCGTGCAGGCGTTCATCCAGTACTCCCAGCAGTTCACGCAGCCGCTGTCGGAGCTCGGCGGCATGGCCGCCGTCGTGCAGTCGGGCACGGCATCCGCGGAGCGCGTCTTCGCGCTTCTCGACGAGCCGGAGCAAGAGGCGGATGCCGACGACGCGCCGGAGCTCGTCGACGGGCGCGGTGTCATCGAGTTCGAGCACGTCGCGTTCTCCTACTCGCCCGACAAGCCGCTCATCACCGATCTGTCGTTCCGGGTCGAGCCGGGCCAGACGGTCGCGATCGTGGGTCCGACGGGCGCGGGCAAGACGACGCTCGTCAACCTGCTCATGCGGTTCTACGAGCTCGACGGAGGCCGCATCCTGCTCGACGGCCAGGACGTCGCGACCCTCACCCGTGACGACGTCCGCTCGCGCACCGGCATGGTGCTGCAGGACCCGTGGCTGTTCGCCGGGACCATCCGCGAGAACATCCGCTACGGCAACGAAGACGCCACCGACGAGGAGATCGTCGATGCGGCCGTCGCGACGCGCGTCGATCGCTTCGTGCACTCGCTGCCCGACGGCTACGACACGGTGCTCGACGAGGATGCCGCGAACGTCTCCGCCGGCGAGAAGCAGCTCATCACGATCGCCCGCGCCTTCGTCGCGCAGCCCGCCGTGCTCATCCTCGACGAGGCGACCAGCTCCGTCGACACCCGCACGGAGCTGCTGCTCCAGCACGCCATGTCCGCGCTGCGCGAGGGGCGGACCTCGTTCGTCATCGCACACCGTCTCTCGACGATCCGCGACGCCGATCTCATCCTCGTGATGGAGCACGGCGACATCGTCGAGAAGGGCAGCCACGACGAGCTCATCGCCGCGCAGGGTGCGTACTGGCGGCTCTACCGTTCGCAGTTCGAGAAGGCCGCGACCGAGCCGGAGCCGTCGGAGAACGGGGCGTGA
- a CDS encoding ABC transporter ATP-binding protein, with the protein MLGKLLIRYLSTYRWWLAGVLVFQFASAMASLYLPRLNADIIDNGVSTGDTGYIWSHGVLMLGVALGQIVASVIATYFAARAAMSAGRDIRRDVFQKVSGFSEREVSRFGAGTLITRNTNDVQQVQMLAMMGATMLVTAPLLAIGGIIMALQQDVGLSWLIGVAVPVLLVVAGLIISRMVPLFRAYQQKLDGVNRIMREQLTGVRVVRAFVRESIEEARFRVANTDIMIVGRKVGSLFVLMFPLAMLVLNVTVVGVIWFGGIQVDQGNVQIGTLFAFMQYVGQILMGVLMATFMTIMIPRAAVSADRIGEVLASDDQLTRPAQPVRSFPDRGTVEFDDVSFTYPGAESPVLEGLSFRAERGETLAIVGSTGSGKTTLVSLIPRLFDVTGGVVRVAGVDVRDADLDLLWQGIGYVPQRAFLFTGTVASNLRFGREDATDEELWQALEIAQGRDFVEEMEGGLDARISQGGTNVSGGQRQRLAIARAIVHRPEILVFDDSFSALDVATDARLRQALWRALPSVTKVVVAQRISTITDADRIVVLDDGKVVGLGTHDELLAGNETYREIVESQLGVDA; encoded by the coding sequence ATGCTCGGCAAGCTCCTCATCCGTTACCTCTCGACGTATCGGTGGTGGCTCGCCGGGGTGCTGGTGTTCCAGTTCGCGTCGGCGATGGCGTCGTTGTATTTGCCGCGCCTGAACGCCGACATCATCGACAACGGGGTCTCCACGGGCGACACCGGCTACATCTGGTCCCACGGCGTTCTCATGCTCGGCGTCGCGCTCGGACAGATCGTCGCGTCGGTCATCGCCACCTACTTCGCCGCGCGCGCGGCGATGAGCGCCGGCCGCGACATCCGCCGCGACGTGTTCCAGAAGGTGAGCGGCTTCTCCGAGCGCGAGGTCTCGCGCTTCGGCGCAGGCACCCTCATCACCCGCAACACGAACGACGTGCAGCAGGTGCAGATGCTCGCGATGATGGGCGCGACGATGCTCGTCACCGCGCCGCTCCTGGCCATCGGCGGCATCATCATGGCGCTGCAGCAGGACGTCGGCCTCAGCTGGCTGATCGGCGTCGCGGTCCCGGTGCTGCTGGTCGTGGCCGGCCTCATCATCAGCCGCATGGTGCCGCTGTTCCGCGCTTACCAGCAGAAGCTCGACGGCGTGAACCGCATCATGCGCGAGCAGCTCACCGGTGTGCGCGTCGTGCGGGCCTTCGTGCGCGAGAGCATCGAGGAAGCACGGTTCCGCGTCGCGAACACCGACATCATGATCGTCGGCCGCAAGGTGGGTTCGCTGTTCGTGCTGATGTTCCCGCTGGCGATGCTCGTCCTCAACGTCACCGTCGTCGGGGTCATCTGGTTCGGCGGCATCCAGGTCGATCAGGGCAACGTGCAGATCGGCACGCTTTTCGCCTTCATGCAGTACGTCGGCCAGATCCTCATGGGCGTGCTCATGGCCACCTTCATGACGATCATGATCCCGCGCGCCGCCGTGTCGGCAGACCGCATCGGCGAGGTGCTCGCCTCCGACGACCAGCTGACGCGCCCCGCCCAGCCCGTCCGGTCGTTCCCGGACCGCGGCACCGTCGAGTTCGACGACGTGTCGTTCACGTACCCGGGTGCGGAGTCGCCCGTGCTCGAGGGTCTCTCGTTCCGAGCCGAGCGCGGCGAGACCCTCGCGATCGTGGGTTCGACCGGTTCCGGCAAGACCACGCTGGTCTCGCTGATCCCGCGCCTGTTCGACGTCACCGGAGGCGTCGTGCGCGTGGCGGGGGTCGACGTCCGCGACGCCGATCTCGACCTGCTGTGGCAGGGGATCGGCTACGTCCCGCAACGTGCGTTCCTCTTCACGGGCACGGTCGCCTCCAACCTCCGGTTCGGACGTGAAGACGCGACCGACGAAGAGCTGTGGCAGGCGCTCGAGATCGCGCAGGGCCGCGACTTCGTCGAGGAGATGGAGGGTGGTCTCGACGCCCGCATCTCCCAGGGCGGAACGAACGTGTCGGGTGGTCAGCGTCAACGCTTGGCGATCGCGCGGGCGATCGTGCACCGGCCGGAGATCCTCGTGTTCGACGACTCGTTCTCGGCGCTCGACGTCGCGACCGACGCCCGGCTGCGCCAGGCGCTGTGGCGCGCGCTCCCGTCGGTGACGAAGGTCGTCGTCGCCCAGCGCATCTCCACCATCACCGACGCCGACCGCATCGTCGTCCTCGACGACGGAAAGGTGGTGGGGCTCGGCACGCACGACGAACTGCTGGCGGGCAACGAGACCTACCGCGAGATCGTCGAGTCGCAGCTGGGGGTGGACGCATGA
- a CDS encoding aldo/keto reductase, whose translation MTIPDITLNDGHTIPQLGFGVFKVDPAETERIVSDALEAGYRHIDTAAVYRNEEGVGRAIAASGIPREDLFVTTKLWNSEQGTDTARAALATSLEALGLDYVDLYLIHWPRPDLDRYVASWQTLEGLRDQGLTRSIGVSNFHRPHLERLLAETDTVPAVNQIELHPAFAQRELRAFGDAHGIRTEAWGPLGQGKYDLFAEKAVQDAAAAHGATPAQVVIRWHLQNGIIVFPKSSTRERIVENVDVFGFELTADEIAAIDALDRGQRVGADPDTATF comes from the coding sequence ATGACGATTCCCGACATCACCCTCAACGACGGCCACACGATCCCCCAGCTCGGGTTCGGCGTCTTCAAGGTCGACCCCGCGGAGACCGAGCGCATCGTCTCCGACGCGCTCGAAGCGGGCTACCGCCACATCGACACGGCCGCCGTCTACCGCAACGAGGAGGGCGTGGGTCGCGCCATCGCCGCGAGCGGCATCCCGCGCGAGGACCTGTTCGTGACCACGAAGCTCTGGAACTCGGAGCAGGGCACCGACACTGCGCGCGCGGCGCTCGCGACGAGCCTCGAAGCCCTCGGTCTCGACTACGTCGACCTCTACCTCATCCACTGGCCGCGCCCCGACCTCGACCGCTACGTCGCGTCGTGGCAGACGCTCGAGGGTCTGCGCGACCAGGGCCTGACGCGATCGATCGGCGTCTCGAACTTCCACCGCCCGCACCTGGAGCGACTGCTGGCAGAGACCGACACCGTGCCGGCGGTGAACCAGATCGAACTGCACCCCGCGTTCGCCCAGCGAGAGCTGCGCGCCTTCGGCGACGCGCACGGCATCCGCACCGAGGCATGGGGCCCGCTCGGCCAGGGCAAGTACGACCTGTTCGCCGAGAAGGCCGTACAGGATGCCGCCGCCGCCCACGGCGCGACGCCCGCGCAGGTCGTCATCCGCTGGCACCTGCAGAACGGCATCATCGTCTTCCCCAAGTCGTCCACGCGCGAGCGCATCGTCGAGAACGTCGACGTCTTCGGCTTCGAGCTGACGGCCGACGAGATCGCCGCGATCGACGCACTGGACCGCGGGCAGCGGGTGGGCGCCGACCCCGACACGGCGACGTTCTGA
- a CDS encoding DUF1684 domain-containing protein has product MSAITEARTALDVVDWRRRVYALYGEVRATTDAEAAHDVWRRGRDHLMAEHPASPLLPPDREAFAGLPVALYDPAWRFEVPLLPAEPERFTFTTGTDGDVEFARVARVDIPHVGSLDVWRLTSYGGGLFIPLRDALAGTPGGTYGGGRYLIDTIKGADLGASITADAASIVLDFNFAYNPSCAYDPAWACPLAPPGNVLTVPVPVGELYG; this is encoded by the coding sequence ATGAGCGCGATCACGGAGGCCCGCACCGCCCTCGATGTCGTCGACTGGCGGCGGCGCGTGTACGCGCTGTATGGCGAGGTGCGCGCGACGACGGATGCCGAGGCCGCGCACGACGTGTGGCGACGCGGACGCGACCACCTCATGGCGGAGCATCCCGCGTCGCCGCTGCTGCCCCCCGATCGCGAGGCGTTCGCCGGCCTGCCCGTCGCGCTTTACGATCCGGCGTGGCGGTTCGAGGTGCCGCTGCTCCCCGCCGAACCCGAACGGTTCACGTTCACGACCGGCACCGACGGTGACGTGGAGTTCGCCCGCGTCGCGCGCGTCGATATCCCCCACGTCGGGAGCCTCGACGTCTGGCGCCTGACCTCGTACGGCGGGGGACTGTTCATCCCGCTGCGCGATGCGCTCGCCGGGACGCCGGGGGGCACTTACGGCGGCGGTCGCTACCTCATCGACACGATCAAGGGCGCCGACCTCGGTGCGAGCATCACGGCGGATGCCGCCTCGATCGTGCTCGACTTCAACTTCGCCTACAACCCCTCGTGCGCCTACGACCCCGCGTGGGCGTGCCCGCTCGCGCCGCCGGGCAACGTGCTGACGGTCCCGGTCCCTGTCGGCGAGCTCTACGGCTGA
- a CDS encoding DUF2945 domain-containing protein, producing the protein MATELSVGDRVSWNTTQGRTKGKVVEERRSDFTFADQHFTASDDDPAYIVESEKTGARAAHQRSALRRLP; encoded by the coding sequence ATGGCCACGGAACTGTCGGTCGGCGACCGCGTCAGCTGGAACACGACACAAGGACGGACGAAGGGGAAGGTCGTGGAGGAGCGTCGCTCCGACTTCACGTTCGCCGATCAGCACTTCACGGCATCCGACGACGACCCCGCGTACATCGTCGAGTCCGAGAAGACCGGCGCGCGGGCCGCCCACCAGCGCTCCGCCCTGCGCCGGCTGCCATGA
- a CDS encoding peptidoglycan DD-metalloendopeptidase family protein, protein MLGILDSRRARALAALTIAALLMFGMGAATEAASAASRFTSAPTPTVSGTAKVGLTLTAKPGTWKPKATLKYQWYRGSVAISGATKSTYVLRGADAGKTLKVKVTGSKTGYTSVAKVSKSTRTVAKGTFSQTPTPTVSGTLKVGGTVTATTGTWKPAPTLKYQWYRDGVAITGAKSSSYKLSADDYGSAIKVRVAGTKTGYTTVAQTSKATTSVGKGSFDSAATPSITGAAKVGETLTAQAGNWAPAGATFTYQWAANGSPVAGATSSTFTPGFAQQDAAVTVTVTGSLPYLTALSRTSAPVTVAAPSILRANQTLTANKSLRSPNGTYRLTMQTDGNLVAYGPSGAIWATGGGDATRAVMQSDGNLVTYNSGGSARWESGSWGTGGNRLLLQDDGNLVIYDSNGKAVWARNVVGWIKVYPGSTAGNQSGTQSQSAANLSSTLFRVYPVGTRLPVVCGVTNGQGVDGSATPGTTKSSTWHRLLWGDWVADADFNTTVNGLVPKGTIGFVASEPNCGGGGGGSSTTLPGMNGWVYPIQPHGKLTTYAGHNGDDFPVPIGTPVYAMYGGTVSIPAPYKVESSWCPVPEAIGRTQQDLIVNSSRDGRSYRFDYAHLNSFTVSNGQTVKAGDLIGYSGNKGCVTGPHLHIDIKVDGVAKKVFPHDLIGWSY, encoded by the coding sequence ATGCTGGGGATTCTCGACAGCCGTCGCGCTCGCGCGCTCGCGGCGCTCACTATCGCTGCGCTGCTGATGTTCGGCATGGGAGCTGCTACCGAGGCCGCGTCGGCCGCGTCGAGGTTCACGTCCGCGCCGACGCCGACCGTCTCGGGCACAGCCAAGGTCGGCCTCACGCTGACCGCGAAGCCCGGCACCTGGAAGCCGAAGGCCACGCTGAAGTACCAGTGGTACCGAGGCTCGGTGGCCATCTCCGGCGCAACAAAGTCCACCTACGTTCTCCGCGGCGCCGATGCCGGAAAGACCCTCAAGGTCAAGGTCACCGGCTCGAAGACGGGCTACACGTCCGTCGCCAAGGTGTCGAAGAGCACGCGCACCGTCGCGAAAGGCACGTTCTCGCAGACCCCTACCCCCACGGTGTCGGGAACATTGAAAGTCGGCGGGACGGTGACCGCAACCACGGGCACGTGGAAGCCCGCACCGACCTTGAAGTACCAGTGGTACCGAGACGGTGTGGCCATCACCGGGGCGAAGAGCAGCTCCTACAAGCTCAGCGCCGATGACTATGGCAGCGCTATCAAAGTGCGCGTCGCCGGCACGAAGACCGGGTACACCACCGTGGCACAGACGTCGAAGGCGACGACGTCAGTCGGCAAGGGCTCGTTCGACTCGGCCGCGACGCCCTCCATCACCGGCGCCGCCAAGGTTGGCGAGACGCTCACCGCGCAGGCTGGAAACTGGGCCCCGGCAGGGGCGACCTTCACCTATCAGTGGGCCGCCAACGGTTCCCCGGTTGCCGGAGCGACCTCCTCGACTTTCACCCCTGGGTTCGCTCAGCAGGATGCTGCGGTCACTGTGACCGTCACCGGGTCGCTCCCGTACCTCACCGCCCTATCGCGCACGTCCGCCCCGGTCACCGTTGCGGCACCGTCGATACTGCGGGCGAACCAGACGCTCACGGCAAACAAGAGCCTCCGCTCGCCGAACGGCACCTACCGGCTCACGATGCAGACTGACGGAAACCTGGTCGCGTATGGGCCGTCCGGTGCCATCTGGGCCACCGGTGGCGGTGACGCGACCCGCGCTGTCATGCAAAGCGATGGCAACCTCGTCACCTACAACTCTGGGGGCTCAGCGCGGTGGGAGTCCGGCTCTTGGGGCACTGGGGGCAACCGTCTCCTCCTCCAAGACGACGGGAACCTCGTGATCTACGACAGCAACGGGAAGGCAGTCTGGGCGCGCAACGTCGTCGGCTGGATCAAGGTCTACCCCGGCTCCACAGCCGGCAACCAGTCCGGTACACAAAGCCAGTCCGCCGCCAACCTGAGCAGCACCCTCTTCCGTGTCTACCCGGTCGGTACGCGGCTGCCGGTCGTCTGTGGTGTGACGAACGGACAGGGTGTCGACGGCAGTGCGACGCCAGGAACCACAAAGTCCTCCACATGGCATCGACTGCTGTGGGGAGACTGGGTCGCCGACGCCGACTTCAACACCACGGTCAACGGCCTCGTCCCGAAGGGCACCATCGGATTTGTCGCTAGCGAACCGAACTGCGGCGGGGGAGGCGGGGGAAGTTCGACGACGCTGCCCGGGATGAACGGGTGGGTCTACCCGATCCAGCCTCACGGGAAGCTCACCACCTACGCCGGCCACAACGGTGACGACTTCCCCGTGCCGATCGGAACGCCCGTCTACGCCATGTACGGCGGCACAGTCAGTATCCCCGCGCCCTACAAGGTGGAGTCGTCGTGGTGCCCCGTTCCGGAGGCTATCGGTCGGACTCAGCAGGACCTGATCGTCAACTCCAGCCGCGATGGCCGTTCGTACCGGTTCGATTACGCCCACCTGAACTCGTTCACCGTCAGCAATGGTCAGACCGTGAAGGCAGGAGACCTCATCGGCTACTCCGGCAACAAGGGATGCGTCACCGGGCCACACCTCCACATCGACATTAAGGTGGATGGAGTCGCTAAGAAGGTGTTCCCGCACGACCTCATCGGATGGAGCTACTGA
- a CDS encoding PspC domain-containing protein — MRRATKDKFIAGVCGGLARQLGIPPLAVRVSAVLIASVAIPVYIVLWVLVPTTTEF; from the coding sequence GTGCGCAGAGCAACGAAGGACAAGTTCATCGCTGGCGTTTGTGGCGGGCTTGCGCGACAGCTCGGCATTCCGCCACTCGCTGTGCGCGTATCGGCTGTGCTGATCGCATCGGTGGCCATCCCGGTCTACATCGTGCTGTGGGTGCTCGTCCCTACCACGACGGAGTTCTAG